A stretch of Mesorhizobium sp. M2A.F.Ca.ET.046.03.2.1 DNA encodes these proteins:
- a CDS encoding metal-dependent hydrolase has translation MKLTWYGHSAFRVETKDATILIDPYLVGNPSWTGGWEGPAEGVTHVLLTHGHNDHVSGAVEVLKKSGAMLVANFEICMYLVGQGVSGDKINPGNIGGTVDCGPFTTTFVQALHSSSFGGEGSTNTYLGNPGGLVLHFPEDKTLYHMGDTDIFSDMGLINELHEPKVGIVPIGDRFTMGGAVAALACRRFFGFDTVVPCHFRTFPMIDQTADKFVAGMEGSGVNVALPEIGKPITI, from the coding sequence ATGAAACTGACCTGGTACGGGCATTCGGCATTCCGCGTCGAGACCAAGGACGCCACCATTCTCATCGACCCCTATCTGGTCGGCAATCCGTCCTGGACGGGCGGCTGGGAAGGGCCGGCGGAAGGTGTGACTCACGTTCTCCTGACCCACGGCCATAACGACCATGTCAGCGGCGCGGTCGAGGTGCTGAAGAAAAGCGGCGCCATGCTGGTCGCCAATTTCGAGATCTGCATGTACCTCGTCGGCCAGGGCGTCAGCGGCGACAAGATCAATCCGGGCAATATCGGCGGCACCGTCGATTGCGGGCCGTTCACCACGACGTTCGTCCAGGCGCTGCATTCGTCCTCCTTCGGCGGTGAAGGCAGCACCAACACCTATCTCGGCAATCCGGGTGGACTCGTCCTGCATTTTCCCGAAGACAAGACGCTCTACCACATGGGCGACACCGACATCTTCTCCGACATGGGGCTGATCAACGAGCTGCACGAGCCAAAGGTCGGCATCGTGCCGATCGGCGACCGCTTCACCATGGGCGGCGCGGTGGCGGCCCTTGCCTGCCGTCGGTTCTTCGGCTTCGATACCGTCGTTCCCTGCCATTTCAGGACTTTCCCGATGATCGACCAGACCGCCGACAAATTCGTCGCCGGCATGGAAGGCTCGGGCGTCAACGTGGCGCTGCCTGAGATCGGCAAGCCGATCACGATCTAG
- the gatC gene encoding Asp-tRNA(Asn)/Glu-tRNA(Gln) amidotransferase subunit GatC gives MSVDLQTVKRVARLARIAVSEEDAERMTGELNAILGFVEQLNEVDVSGVEPMTSVTPMEMKKRQDVVTDGNKPADVVANAPATEENFFLVPKVVE, from the coding sequence ATGTCCGTTGATCTTCAGACCGTGAAGCGCGTCGCGCGCCTTGCCCGTATCGCGGTGAGCGAGGAGGACGCCGAGCGCATGACCGGCGAATTGAACGCCATTCTCGGCTTCGTCGAGCAATTGAACGAGGTCGATGTCTCGGGCGTCGAGCCGATGACCTCGGTCACGCCGATGGAGATGAAGAAGCGCCAGGATGTCGTTACCGACGGCAACAAGCCCGCCGACGTCGTCGCCAACGCGCCGGCGACGGAAGAGAATTTCTTCCTCGTTCCGAAGGTGGTGGAGTAG
- a CDS encoding GNAT family N-acetyltransferase: MAVEIAVETPLQDDVRALVAELNAALLELTPAEHCYHLTVEQMACSDTTVFIARDNGLAVGCGALKRHEEATGEVKRMYTRPSHRGMKIGAEIVGRVEALARQEGLTRLVLETGDRHPAAWTVYERAGFTRCGPVLDYPDSEWSVFYEKSLA; encoded by the coding sequence GTGGCTGTCGAGATCGCCGTCGAGACGCCTCTGCAGGACGACGTGCGCGCGCTGGTCGCCGAACTCAACGCCGCGCTGCTCGAGCTGACGCCGGCCGAGCATTGCTATCACCTGACGGTCGAGCAGATGGCCTGCTCGGACACGACGGTGTTCATCGCGCGCGACAACGGCCTTGCCGTAGGTTGCGGGGCGCTGAAGCGCCACGAAGAGGCGACCGGCGAGGTCAAGCGCATGTACACGCGGCCTTCGCATCGCGGCATGAAGATCGGCGCCGAGATCGTCGGGCGGGTCGAGGCGCTTGCCCGGCAGGAAGGGCTGACGCGCCTGGTACTCGAAACCGGCGATCGCCATCCCGCCGCCTGGACCGTCTATGAGCGCGCCGGATTCACGCGTTGCGGACCGGTGCTGGATTATCCCGACTCCGAATGGTCGGTGTTTTACGAAAAGAGCCTTGCCTGA
- a CDS encoding amidase family protein — protein sequence MSDLTHLTISEARAQLRGKEITAAEITEAYLAAIDRANPVLNAYVAVTADKARDMAKNSDAKLAKGEGGALEGIPLGIKDLFATEGIHTQACSHVLDGFRPRYESTVTSNLWADGAVMLGKLNMDEFAMGSSNETSYYGPVINPWRRSRLDTVVMPTTHQGDGGFVSAGGTKTQRTLDNAQLVPGGSSGGSASSVAAFLCAGATATDTGGSIRQPAAFTGTVGIKPTYGRCSRWGIVAFASSLDQAGPIARDVRDAAILLKSMASVDPKDTTSVDRPVPDYEAAIGKPIKGMKVGIPKEYRVDGMPQDIEALWQKGIAWLKDAGAEIVDISLPHTKYALPAYYIVAPAEASSNLARYDGVRYGLRVPGKDIIDMYEKTRAAGFGREVKRRIMIGTYVLSAGYYDAYYLQAQKVRTLIKRDFENVFAAGVDVILTPATPSAAFGIADEDMASDPVKMYLNDIFTVTVNMAGLPGISVPAGLDGKGLPLGLQLIGRPFDEETLFQTANVIEQAAGKFQPEKWW from the coding sequence ATGAGCGATCTCACACATCTCACCATTTCCGAGGCCCGCGCCCAGCTGCGCGGCAAGGAGATCACCGCGGCCGAGATCACCGAGGCCTATCTGGCGGCGATCGATCGCGCCAATCCGGTGCTCAACGCCTATGTGGCCGTCACCGCCGACAAGGCGCGCGACATGGCAAAGAACTCGGATGCCAAGCTTGCCAAGGGCGAGGGCGGCGCGCTGGAGGGTATCCCGCTCGGCATCAAGGACCTGTTCGCCACCGAAGGCATCCACACCCAGGCCTGCAGCCACGTGCTGGACGGTTTTAGGCCGCGCTACGAGTCCACCGTGACGTCCAATCTGTGGGCCGACGGCGCCGTCATGCTCGGCAAGCTCAACATGGACGAGTTCGCCATGGGCTCGTCGAACGAGACCTCCTATTACGGCCCGGTGATCAATCCGTGGCGGCGCTCGCGGCTCGACACGGTGGTGATGCCGACGACGCATCAGGGCGATGGCGGCTTCGTCTCCGCCGGCGGCACCAAGACCCAGCGCACGCTTGATAACGCCCAGCTGGTGCCAGGCGGTTCGTCCGGCGGCTCGGCGTCGTCTGTGGCCGCGTTCCTGTGCGCCGGCGCAACCGCCACCGATACCGGCGGCTCGATCCGCCAGCCCGCCGCCTTCACCGGTACGGTCGGCATCAAGCCGACCTATGGGCGCTGCTCGCGCTGGGGCATCGTTGCTTTCGCCTCGTCGCTCGACCAGGCCGGGCCGATCGCTCGCGACGTGCGCGACGCCGCGATTCTGCTGAAGTCCATGGCTTCCGTCGATCCGAAGGACACGACCTCGGTCGACCGCCCGGTGCCGGACTATGAAGCGGCGATCGGCAAGCCGATCAAGGGCATGAAGGTCGGCATTCCGAAGGAATACCGCGTCGACGGCATGCCGCAAGACATCGAGGCGCTCTGGCAGAAAGGCATTGCCTGGCTGAAGGATGCCGGCGCCGAGATCGTCGACATCTCGCTGCCGCACACCAAATATGCCTTGCCGGCATATTATATCGTAGCGCCCGCCGAGGCGTCGTCGAACCTCGCCCGCTACGACGGTGTACGCTACGGCCTGCGCGTGCCCGGCAAGGACATCATCGACATGTATGAGAAGACTCGCGCCGCCGGCTTCGGCCGCGAGGTCAAGCGGCGCATCATGATCGGCACCTATGTGCTGTCGGCCGGCTACTACGACGCCTACTATCTGCAGGCGCAGAAGGTGCGCACGCTGATCAAGCGCGACTTCGAGAATGTCTTTGCCGCCGGCGTCGACGTCATCCTGACGCCCGCGACCCCATCGGCCGCTTTCGGCATCGCCGACGAGGACATGGCCTCCGATCCGGTCAAGATGTATCTCAACGACATCTTCACCGTGACGGTGAACATGGCCGGCCTTCCCGGCATTTCGGTGCCCGCCGGCCTCGACGGCAAGGGCCTGCCGCTCGGCCTGCAGCTCATCGGCCGCCCGTTCGACGAGGAGACGCTGTTCCAGACGGCCAATGTCATCGAGCAGGCGGCGGGCAAATTTCAGCCGGAAAAGTGGTGGTAG
- a CDS encoding YdcF family protein, which produces MFYYLSKVFWFFGQPINLAIFLLLAGLFAALFQRRRLAATGSVLGIAILVLSAWTSVGAMMLNPLEERFPKPPLPEKVDGIVVLGGGFEGAINLARGGYELNSGGDRMVETAILARRFPQAKIVVSGGNGSLFLDGEGDADTAPRLLGALGVSADRLILEDKSRNTYENAVFSRKLVEPKPGETWLLVTSAFHMPRAKALFDKAGFATIPWPVDYRTSGKEGVGFYRDNPVDSVQATTIAVREWIGLFAYRLSGRIDQLFPGPGG; this is translated from the coding sequence ATGTTCTACTACTTGTCGAAAGTCTTCTGGTTCTTCGGCCAGCCGATCAATCTGGCGATCTTCCTGCTGCTTGCCGGACTGTTCGCAGCGCTGTTCCAGCGCCGCCGGCTGGCGGCGACGGGAAGTGTGCTCGGCATCGCGATTCTGGTCCTTTCGGCCTGGACGTCGGTCGGTGCGATGATGCTCAACCCGCTGGAAGAACGTTTTCCGAAGCCGCCATTGCCTGAGAAGGTCGACGGCATCGTCGTGCTTGGCGGCGGCTTCGAGGGCGCAATCAACCTGGCGCGCGGCGGTTATGAGCTGAACAGCGGCGGCGACCGCATGGTGGAGACGGCGATCCTCGCCAGGCGCTTTCCCCAGGCGAAGATCGTCGTGTCCGGCGGCAATGGCTCGCTTTTCCTCGACGGCGAGGGCGACGCCGACACGGCGCCGCGCCTGCTTGGCGCGCTTGGCGTCTCCGCCGATCGCCTGATCCTCGAGGACAAATCGCGCAACACCTATGAGAATGCGGTCTTCTCGCGAAAACTGGTCGAGCCGAAGCCTGGCGAGACGTGGCTGCTGGTCACCTCGGCCTTCCACATGCCGCGCGCCAAGGCGCTGTTCGACAAGGCGGGCTTTGCGACCATTCCGTGGCCCGTCGACTATCGCACCTCGGGCAAGGAAGGCGTCGGCTTCTACCGCGACAATCCCGTTGATTCGGTGCAGGCAACCACCATTGCGGTGCGCGAATGGATCGGGCTTTTTGCCTACCGGCTGTCCGGCAGGATCGATCAGCTCTTTCCCGGACCGGGCGGCTGA
- a CDS encoding DUF599 domain-containing protein, which translates to MGDSLHLSLADLAALTFFLVVWVLHTLASDGKLISRVSLTTAMNAQREAWMRNMAEREIRIVDTAIMGGLQQGTAFFASSSLIALGGCFALLGASDRVLQVLADLPFGEASSRETFQTKVFGLVLILAFAFFKFGWAYRLFNYCSILIGAVPTPHGPASRNPVSETAVWRATRMNVLAGKHFNAGLRAVFFSIGYLGWFVDPVVFVMSTLVLLAVLVRRQFFSAARQAVLGQPPGPGKS; encoded by the coding sequence ATGGGCGACTCACTCCATCTCTCATTGGCAGATCTGGCGGCTTTGACCTTCTTCCTGGTCGTCTGGGTGCTGCACACGCTCGCCTCCGACGGCAAGCTGATCAGCCGCGTCTCGCTGACGACCGCGATGAATGCCCAGCGCGAGGCCTGGATGCGCAATATGGCCGAGCGCGAGATACGCATTGTCGATACCGCCATCATGGGCGGCCTGCAGCAAGGCACCGCCTTCTTTGCCTCGTCTTCCCTGATCGCGCTCGGCGGCTGCTTTGCCCTGCTCGGCGCCTCCGACCGCGTGCTCCAGGTTCTGGCCGACCTGCCGTTCGGCGAGGCTTCGTCGCGCGAAACCTTCCAGACCAAGGTATTCGGCCTGGTGCTGATCCTGGCCTTCGCCTTCTTCAAATTCGGCTGGGCCTACCGGCTGTTCAACTATTGCTCGATCCTGATCGGCGCTGTGCCGACCCCGCATGGCCCTGCTTCGCGCAATCCCGTCAGCGAAACCGCGGTGTGGCGGGCGACGCGCATGAACGTGCTCGCCGGCAAGCACTTCAACGCCGGGCTGCGCGCCGTCTTCTTCTCGATCGGCTATCTAGGCTGGTTCGTCGACCCGGTCGTGTTCGTGATGTCGACGCTGGTGCTTCTGGCGGTGCTGGTGCGCCGCCAGTTCTTCTCGGCGGCGCGGCAGGCAGTGCTCGGTCAGCCGCCCGGTCCGGGAAAGAGCTGA
- a CDS encoding L-serine ammonia-lyase — MFLSVFDLFKIGIGPSSSHTMGPMTAARRFLDEILAGDWPRPAGVKVDRIGASLHGSLAYTGIGHGSDRAVMLGLAGQTPQTVDPDEADGIVARIGAEKRISPPGHPIYRFDPAKDLVLDRKTPLTGHANGMAFYAYDVSDRLLLKRIYYSIGGGFVVSEEELQRMKAKGSVTTEGRRVPYPFKNAVEMLAMATKSGLSIAEMKRANEEKHMSREELDAGLDAIWGAMKGCIDRGLSQDGIMPGGLKVRRRARQLHDKLQEQWQQNRPNPLLANDWLSIYAMAVNEENAAGGRVVTAPTNGAAGTLPAVLRYWLHFHPEADQPSIRDFLLTAAAVGGIIKSNASISGAEVGCQGEVGSASAMAAAGLCAVMGGTPEQVENAAEIALEHHLGMTCDPVGGLVQVPCIERNALGAVKAVTAASLAIKGDGTHFVPLDAAIETMRQTGLDMNEKYKETSLGGLAVNVVEC; from the coding sequence GTGTTCCTTTCGGTTTTCGACCTGTTCAAGATCGGCATCGGGCCGTCGAGCTCGCACACGATGGGGCCGATGACAGCCGCGCGCCGTTTCCTCGACGAGATCCTGGCCGGCGATTGGCCGCGCCCGGCAGGCGTCAAAGTCGACCGCATCGGCGCCAGCCTGCATGGCTCGCTTGCCTATACCGGCATTGGCCACGGCTCGGACCGCGCCGTCATGCTCGGCCTGGCCGGCCAGACGCCGCAGACGGTCGATCCGGACGAGGCCGACGGCATCGTCGCCCGCATCGGCGCGGAAAAGCGCATTTCGCCGCCGGGGCATCCGATATACCGTTTCGATCCCGCCAAGGACCTCGTGCTCGACCGCAAGACGCCGCTGACCGGCCACGCCAACGGCATGGCCTTCTATGCCTATGATGTGTCCGACCGGCTGCTGCTCAAGCGCATCTATTATTCGATCGGCGGCGGCTTCGTCGTTTCCGAGGAAGAATTGCAGCGCATGAAGGCCAAGGGCTCGGTGACGACCGAGGGCAGACGAGTGCCGTATCCCTTCAAGAATGCCGTCGAGATGCTGGCGATGGCGACAAAGAGCGGGCTTTCGATCGCCGAGATGAAACGCGCCAACGAGGAAAAGCACATGTCGCGCGAGGAGCTCGATGCGGGCCTCGACGCGATCTGGGGCGCGATGAAAGGCTGCATTGACCGCGGCCTGTCGCAGGACGGCATCATGCCGGGCGGACTGAAGGTGCGCCGCCGTGCGCGGCAATTGCACGACAAATTACAGGAACAGTGGCAGCAGAACCGGCCCAACCCCTTGCTCGCCAATGACTGGCTGTCCATCTACGCCATGGCGGTCAATGAGGAGAACGCCGCCGGCGGGCGGGTGGTGACGGCGCCGACCAATGGCGCGGCCGGCACGCTGCCGGCGGTGCTGCGCTATTGGCTGCATTTCCATCCCGAAGCCGATCAGCCGAGCATCCGCGATTTCCTGCTGACGGCCGCGGCCGTCGGCGGCATCATCAAGTCCAACGCGTCGATCTCGGGCGCCGAAGTCGGTTGCCAGGGCGAGGTGGGCTCCGCCTCGGCCATGGCCGCCGCCGGCCTGTGCGCCGTGATGGGTGGCACGCCAGAGCAGGTGGAGAACGCCGCCGAGATTGCGCTCGAGCATCATCTCGGCATGACCTGCGATCCTGTCGGCGGCCTGGTGCAGGTGCCCTGCATCGAGCGCAATGCCCTTGGCGCGGTAAAGGCCGTGACGGCCGCTTCCTTGGCCATCAAGGGCGACGGCACGCATTTCGTGCCGCTCGACGCCGCGATCGAGACCATGCGCCAGACCGGCCTCGACATGAACGAGAAGTACAAGGAAACCAGCCTCGGCGGTCTGGCGGTGAACGTGGTGGAGTGCTGA
- a CDS encoding DUF1489 family protein — translation MSLNLLKLCVGCDSVEDLEEWIAFRLDERRRAGEPVEHWHTTRMVPTRGSEITDGGSLYWVIKGSVQCRQLITEIRPFTDAEGIGRCHLVLDPEVVRTDWQPRRAFQGWRYLKPANAPADLGKGMAALAEMPRKLRLELAELGLL, via the coding sequence ATGTCACTCAATCTCCTAAAACTGTGCGTCGGCTGCGACAGCGTCGAGGATCTCGAAGAGTGGATCGCCTTCCGCCTCGACGAGCGGCGGCGCGCCGGCGAGCCGGTCGAGCACTGGCACACCACCCGCATGGTGCCGACGCGCGGCAGCGAGATCACGGACGGCGGCTCGCTCTATTGGGTGATCAAGGGCAGCGTGCAATGCCGGCAGCTGATCACCGAGATCAGGCCCTTCACCGACGCTGAAGGTATCGGCCGCTGTCACCTGGTGCTCGATCCCGAGGTCGTGCGCACCGACTGGCAGCCGCGGCGCGCCTTCCAGGGCTGGCGTTACCTCAAGCCCGCCAATGCGCCGGCCGATCTCGGCAAGGGCATGGCGGCACTCGCCGAGATGCCGCGGAAGCTGAGGCTCGAACTCGCCGAACTCGGCCTGCTCTAA
- a CDS encoding molecular chaperone DnaJ gives MGVILALAAILVVLFGAALLFVRADAARMADGLRSLGPALLGLVGAPMLVFGRSLIGGLLLLAALAWVGWIRTRRPPARAAASKHSTVRTAALEMDLDHDSGRLEGLVLAGRYEGKMLGAMGLTDLRQLYGELSPDPESRQLLETYLDGRFPVWRKDAQPHSGEGLSVAPGAGAMTKEEAYKVLGLEAGAAAADIRKAHRRLMQRLNADVGGTSVLAARINEAKDVLLSNHD, from the coding sequence ATGGGTGTGATCCTCGCATTGGCGGCAATCCTTGTGGTGCTTTTTGGCGCCGCGTTGCTCTTCGTGCGTGCTGATGCGGCGAGGATGGCCGACGGTCTGCGATCGCTCGGGCCGGCTTTGCTGGGGCTGGTCGGCGCGCCCATGCTGGTCTTCGGCCGCAGCCTCATCGGCGGACTGCTTCTGCTCGCGGCGCTCGCCTGGGTCGGCTGGATTCGCACGAGACGGCCTCCGGCGCGGGCTGCCGCTTCCAAGCATTCGACGGTGCGCACCGCTGCGCTTGAAATGGACCTCGACCATGACAGCGGCAGGCTCGAGGGGCTTGTTCTGGCCGGGCGCTATGAAGGCAAGATGCTTGGCGCGATGGGGCTGACGGATCTGCGCCAGCTTTATGGCGAGCTCAGCCCCGATCCGGAGAGCCGCCAGCTCCTAGAGACGTATCTTGACGGCCGTTTTCCCGTCTGGCGCAAGGACGCGCAGCCGCACAGTGGCGAAGGGCTGAGTGTTGCGCCAGGTGCGGGCGCCATGACTAAGGAGGAGGCCTACAAGGTCCTTGGTCTTGAAGCGGGGGCCGCCGCGGCGGATATCCGCAAGGCGCACCGCCGCCTGATGCAGCGCCTGAACGCCGATGTCGGTGGCACGTCTGTCCTGGCGGCGCGGATCAATGAAGCCAAGGACGTCCTGCTCTCCAATCACGATTAG
- a CDS encoding D-alanyl-D-alanine carboxypeptidase encodes MRQALSGLVSKSSFSFKAVMVAALAMTIIAADVASALAAKSAAIVVDAKTGKVLYSADANGRRYPASLTKMMTLYLTFEALAKGRVSKNTPVPYSAHAAAQPPTKLGVRAGGSVPVETAILSMVTKSANDSATALGELLGGSEDNFARMMTAKARQLGMNGTVFRNANGLPDPGQFTTAHDMAMLGIALREHFPQYYGYFSQRSFLYGRQRINGHNRLLGRIKGVDGIKTGYTRASGYNLVSSVADGDRRLVAVVMGGASGRSRDNQMAALITTYLPRASTRGGGDLIAKGNDNPIKTLAKVFLPKHDAPTPDEKPATDDTVVASADDVQDDTQQVAEETKPVIQVRKVKTVAVAAVAPAAKPQETTSQAVTAYAEPTPAAPAIDPVKTSSVPSGWVVQVASSPTKTGAQSLLDQTAKQAPKVLSDASGFTVAFDKDGVTYYRARFGGFGSKNAAWKACDALKRKKISCYAVEQ; translated from the coding sequence GTGCGTCAGGCGTTGTCGGGGCTGGTCTCCAAATCCTCATTCTCCTTCAAGGCAGTCATGGTCGCCGCGCTGGCGATGACGATTATCGCTGCCGATGTGGCGTCGGCCCTTGCCGCAAAGTCCGCGGCCATTGTGGTGGATGCCAAGACCGGCAAGGTGCTCTATTCGGCCGACGCCAATGGCCGGCGCTATCCGGCTTCGCTCACCAAGATGATGACGCTCTACCTCACCTTCGAGGCGCTGGCGAAGGGCCGGGTCAGCAAGAATACGCCGGTGCCCTACTCAGCGCATGCCGCGGCCCAGCCGCCGACCAAGCTCGGTGTGCGCGCCGGCGGCTCGGTTCCGGTCGAGACCGCGATCCTGTCCATGGTGACGAAATCGGCCAACGACTCCGCCACCGCGCTCGGCGAGTTGCTCGGCGGCAGCGAGGACAATTTCGCCCGTATGATGACCGCCAAGGCGCGCCAGCTCGGCATGAACGGCACCGTCTTCCGCAACGCCAACGGTCTGCCCGACCCCGGCCAGTTTACCACCGCGCACGACATGGCCATGCTTGGCATCGCGCTGCGCGAGCACTTCCCGCAATATTACGGCTATTTCTCGCAACGCTCGTTCCTGTATGGCCGCCAGCGCATCAACGGCCACAACCGTCTGCTCGGCCGTATCAAGGGCGTCGACGGCATCAAGACCGGCTACACCCGCGCCTCGGGCTACAATCTCGTCTCCTCCGTCGCAGACGGCGACCGCCGCCTCGTCGCGGTGGTGATGGGCGGCGCTTCCGGCCGCAGCCGCGACAACCAGATGGCCGCGCTGATCACCACCTATCTGCCGCGCGCCTCGACGCGCGGCGGCGGCGATCTCATCGCCAAGGGCAACGACAACCCGATCAAGACGCTGGCCAAGGTCTTTTTGCCCAAGCATGACGCACCGACTCCGGACGAAAAGCCGGCGACGGACGACACTGTCGTTGCCTCGGCCGACGACGTCCAGGACGACACCCAACAGGTCGCCGAAGAGACGAAGCCCGTGATCCAGGTCAGGAAGGTGAAGACGGTTGCCGTGGCCGCCGTGGCGCCGGCTGCCAAGCCGCAGGAGACCACATCGCAGGCGGTCACGGCCTATGCCGAACCGACACCCGCCGCGCCGGCGATCGATCCGGTGAAGACGTCGTCGGTGCCGTCAGGCTGGGTGGTTCAGGTCGCTTCCTCGCCCACCAAAACCGGAGCTCAGAGCCTTCTGGATCAAACCGCCAAGCAGGCGCCGAAGGTCCTCTCCGATGCTTCCGGCTTCACCGTCGCCTTCGACAAGGACGGCGTCACCTACTACCGCGCCCGCTTCGGCGGCTTCGGCTCGAAGAATGCCGCCTGGAAGGCCTGCGATGCCCTGAAGCGGAAGAAAATCTCGTGCTACGCCGTCGAGCAATAG
- a CDS encoding phasin family protein yields MTQTYEDFTKYGKEFADTGLKSFASLTKGAQAIATEAGEYTKKSFEAGSAAFEKLFAAKSIEKAIEIQTDYAKQSYESFVAEASKIGNLYAELAKEAYKPFESVVAKAK; encoded by the coding sequence ATGACCCAGACCTATGAGGACTTCACGAAATACGGCAAGGAGTTTGCCGACACCGGGCTGAAGAGCTTTGCCTCGCTCACCAAGGGCGCGCAGGCGATCGCCACCGAAGCCGGCGAATACACCAAGAAGAGCTTCGAGGCCGGCAGCGCAGCCTTCGAGAAGCTGTTCGCGGCCAAGTCGATCGAGAAGGCCATCGAGATCCAGACCGATTACGCCAAGCAGAGCTATGAGAGCTTCGTGGCCGAGGCCAGCAAGATCGGCAATCTCTATGCCGAGCTCGCCAAGGAGGCTTACAAGCCGTTCGAATCGGTGGTCGCCAAAGCGAAGTAA
- the clpS gene encoding ATP-dependent Clp protease adapter ClpS — protein sequence MQSDGDRNDPGRGTAVITRTKTKTKKPSLYRVLILNDDYTPMEFVVHVLERFFQKDREAATRIMLHVHNHGVGECGIYTFEVAETKVSQVMDFARQNQHPLQCVMEKK from the coding sequence ATGCAAAGTGACGGGGACCGCAACGATCCCGGTCGCGGTACCGCTGTCATCACGCGCACCAAGACCAAGACCAAAAAGCCCAGCCTCTACCGGGTCCTCATTCTGAACGACGACTACACTCCCATGGAGTTCGTCGTTCACGTCCTTGAGCGTTTTTTCCAAAAGGACCGCGAGGCCGCCACACGCATCATGCTTCATGTTCATAATCATGGAGTGGGCGAGTGCGGCATCTACACATTCGAGGTGGCCGAGACCAAAGTGTCCCAGGTCATGGATTTCGCCCGACAGAATCAGCATCCGCTGCAATGCGTGATGGAGAAGAAGTGA